Sequence from the Pseudomonas sp. LS.1a genome:
TGGGCAGGCACAGCCCGCTGACACGGCACTCTGTGCACAGGGTTGTTAGCGGTTTCAGGTGAATCGGGGTTGCCGGGTTCGACGCTGCAGGTTGGTCGAGCAAGGTCACCTTCAGTAGGCCAGTCATTTTCAGGCCTCCTTCGCGCATCGGAGATCTGCCTGGGCTGCCATCCCTGCATGGGCTTTGCCAACGTTGCCCATACCTGAGCGTGGTGACCAGTCGGCCAGCATGTCCCGCGAGTGGGGCGCGTTGAGGCGCGCATTCAACCGGTCGACAAAGGCTTGCGCTTCGGCGGACGTATTGAAGCTCACCCGGCAGTCGTCCATGCGGACCCACCAGCGGTTCTGCTGAGGATTATTTTCGACGTAGATGTTCATGGAAGCCTCCAAAAAGCATGCATGAGCAAACCAGCTGCAAATCCATGCGAAACGAAGGCATCCCTGCCGACAACAGGGGTGGTTCAGGGTGTAACGGCCATTTTCATAACGCCATCGCGCTGGTTGGCGAACGACCATAGGCAACTTCGATGGTTTTCATGAGCGCCATGGCACGCCTCCGGGGCATTCGATGATTGTTGTTGGTTTAGGGCCAGATTGCGCCGTTAACGGCCAGAAGCTTTGACCAGCATCAAATTTCCGCGCAGCGGGCGTTGCCGTTTGTCCGTCCAGTGGTTCAGTTGATAAACATCAAATCCGTCAGGTGCGGGTGATGGATGATCCAGGAACACTTCCCAACCGCTGAGGTGTGCCATGGACAACCCGCAAAGACTCCTGCTGATCGCCTCGCCCCTGATGCGGCGCACCCCGGCCTACGACCGTGCGGCTGCGCTGGCCAAGGCCAAGGGCATGGCCCTGCATATCGTTGCTTTCGACTATCTCGAAGGCCTTGCCACGGCGGGCATGGTCAACGACCAGGCGCTGGCTGTGATGCGTGAAGGTTATGTACAGCAACACCGTGCATGGCTGGAAACCCAAGCGCTTTCGATGCGCCGTAACGGGGTCACGGTCACCACCGAAGTGGTATGGGTGCAGCATCCGCTGGACGAGATCCTCGTCCACCTGCGCGAGCAGCCGTTCGCCATGCTGATCAAGGCCTTCGAGCATGAACCCTGGTGGGCGCGGGCGATGTTCACCTCGCTTGACATTCAGTTGCTGCGGGAAACCCGCATCCCCCTGCACCTGGTGCATCAGGCCAGCCACGCGCTGCCGCGCAAGATTCTGGCTGCCGTGGACCTGTCCCGCCCCGAGGACCAGTTTGAGGGGTTCAACGACCAGATCATCAGTGAAGCGCTGAAACTGGCACTACAGTGCAACGCTCAGATCGAACTGCTATATGCCTACGACCTCGGGTCCATGTACCTGGACTCAGGTGGCAGCCGCGAGCATTCGTTTCTGTTCGACTCCAACCTCGCCCAGACACTGCACGAGGCGCAAAGCGAGGC
This genomic interval carries:
- a CDS encoding universal stress protein → MDNPQRLLLIASPLMRRTPAYDRAAALAKAKGMALHIVAFDYLEGLATAGMVNDQALAVMREGYVQQHRAWLETQALSMRRNGVTVTTEVVWVQHPLDEILVHLREQPFAMLIKAFEHEPWWARAMFTSLDIQLLRETRIPLHLVHQASHALPRKILAAVDLSRPEDQFEGFNDQIISEALKLALQCNAQIELLYAYDLGSMYLDSGGSREHSFLFDSNLAQTLHEAQSEAFQALAERNGIAAEHRHLRLGDPAKVLALFMENNDIDVLVMGSYHHHGIGWFIGSTAERVLHRLSSSVLVISPEHSRG